In Perca fluviatilis chromosome 14, GENO_Pfluv_1.0, whole genome shotgun sequence, a genomic segment contains:
- the LOC120573401 gene encoding chloride intracellular channel protein 6-like, translated as MWIFLMLLCLLGQNQAFPWEHSSFGPLQEQLDQSTPSPVTGQTSSSSSSSSSSSSSSESSESQSSETQQLRVADGISPGDGNLWANQLLSLGDKDTGDAGEAVDTVDTGDTVDTVDAGDTVDAVNAGDTVDAGDTVDTGDTVDTGDAVDTGVTVDTGDAMDTVDAGDTVDTVDAGDTVDTGDALHAGDVSLPVGGAFVEQEAFSPLPSLRQRGEAASVVGLSREYVGGARTDVGAEFPRLSDNSAEFPVNFDSAHHGYYGDEMGLQLQL; from the exons ATGTGGATCTTCCTGATGTTGCTCTGCTTGCTGGGTCAGAACCAGGCGTTTCCATGGGAACACAGCAGCTTTGGGCCACTCCAGGAACAGCTGGACCAGAGCACA ccTTCTCCCGTCACCGGACAGACATCATCTTCCTCTTCATCgtcttcttcctcctcgtcttcatcagagtcctccGAGAGCCAGAGTTCAGAG ACTCAACAGCTGAGAGTTGCAGATGGAATCTCCCCCGGTGACGGCAACCTGTGGGCCAATCAACTGCTTTCACTTGGAGACAAAGACACCGGGGACGCTGGAGAAGCAGTGGACACCGTGGATACAGGGGACACCGTGGACACCGTGGACGCAGGGGACACCGTGGATGCCGTGAACGCAGGGGACACCGTGGATGCCGGGGACACCGTGGATACAGGGGACACCGTGGACACAGGGGACGCCGTGGATACAGGGGTCACGGTGGACACAGGGGACGCCATGGACACGGTGGACGCAGGGGACACCGTggacacggtggatgcaggggACACCGTGGACACAGGGGACGCCTTGCATGCCGGGGACGTGTCCCTTCCTGTGGGCGGGGCCTTTGTGGAACAG gAGGCCTTCTCCCCCCTCCCGTCTCTACGGCAACGTGGCGAAGCTGCCTCCGTAGTGGGCCTGTCCAGAGAATATGTGGGCGGAGCCAGAACAGATGTGGGCGCAGAGTTTCCTCGCTTGTCGGACAACAGCGCAGAGTTTCCGGTGAACTTCGACTCAGCGCACCACGGTTACTATGGAGACGAGATGGGGCTACAGCTGCAGTTGTGa